In a single window of the Micrococcaceae bacterium Sec5.7 genome:
- a CDS encoding inositol monophosphatase family protein: MTELGRHKLGRHSAAELSPSLDDAGLASALVREAGMLALMMRLGGLEGHRKTSVSDVVTAADHAAEAYVLEQLQRCRPDDGILGEEGASVQGASGRTWVIDPVDGTYNFLNGSTYWCSAIALKDEQDVVLGAIFQPEEDKLWLGGTGRPATLNGDPLTSFSEGGAARAALPLAEIGAATYIHPGWLADPLCAMPWHAAATSAASLRMLGSGSCDLGRVADGELGCWFQHSCPEWDWLPGKAIVLAAGGAADVVRVNGLEWFMAGGTTAVRELRAALESGSVG; this comes from the coding sequence ACACAAACTTGGAAGACACAGCGCGGCTGAACTGAGCCCCTCCCTGGACGATGCCGGGCTCGCCTCGGCGCTGGTCCGCGAGGCCGGGATGCTGGCTCTGATGATGCGCCTGGGCGGCCTCGAAGGGCACCGCAAAACGTCGGTTTCCGACGTCGTCACCGCAGCCGACCACGCGGCCGAAGCCTATGTGCTGGAACAGCTGCAGCGCTGCCGGCCCGACGACGGCATCCTGGGCGAGGAGGGCGCCTCCGTCCAGGGGGCAAGCGGCCGGACCTGGGTCATCGACCCCGTGGACGGCACCTACAACTTCCTCAACGGCTCCACCTACTGGTGCTCCGCCATCGCGCTCAAAGACGAACAGGATGTGGTGCTGGGCGCCATTTTCCAGCCGGAGGAAGACAAGCTGTGGCTGGGAGGAACCGGGCGTCCCGCAACACTCAACGGGGATCCCCTCACCAGCTTCTCTGAAGGCGGCGCAGCCCGCGCGGCGCTTCCGCTGGCTGAAATCGGCGCGGCCACGTATATCCATCCCGGCTGGCTGGCCGATCCCCTGTGCGCCATGCCCTGGCACGCGGCGGCGACGTCCGCAGCTTCGCTCCGCATGCTCGGTTCCGGCTCGTGCGACCTCGGCCGTGTGGCCGACGGCGAACTGGGGTGCTGGTTCCAGCACAGCTGCCCGGAATGGGACTGGCTGCCCGGAAAGGCGATCGTCCTTGCGGCCGGCGGGGCCGCCGACGTCGTCCGCGTCAACGGACTTGAGTGGTTCATGGCGGGAGGCACGACGGCGGTGCGCGAGTTGCGCGCCGCGCTCGAGTCAGGCTCGGTGGGCTGA